A DNA window from uncultured Methanoregula sp. contains the following coding sequences:
- a CDS encoding type II toxin-antitoxin system MqsA family antitoxin: MARLKTEDRAKLFLKETKNTFAETREDASSVVAGEAPKKYSRKIKVTDAPKVKAKKITRPSPAGLDHCALCNGKLEESTTEFMARASGEVVIINDVPARVCEQCGEAYYSLETSRKIDAVMSEAHRKKLCVRPVPAGEVSLNS; this comes from the coding sequence ATGGCCAGATTAAAAACAGAAGATCGCGCAAAACTCTTTTTGAAAGAGACGAAGAATACGTTTGCAGAGACGAGGGAGGATGCGTCTTCCGTTGTTGCGGGCGAAGCTCCGAAAAAATACTCCAGGAAGATCAAGGTTACTGACGCACCAAAGGTGAAAGCGAAAAAAATTACCCGGCCGTCTCCTGCAGGACTTGACCATTGCGCCTTGTGTAACGGTAAACTCGAGGAGAGCACGACAGAATTTATGGCCCGGGCCAGCGGTGAAGTTGTGATAATCAACGATGTTCCGGCCCGGGTCTGTGAGCAGTGCGGGGAGGCGTATTACTCTTTGGAGACTTCCCGCAAGATTGACGCCGTTATGAGCGAAGCTCACCGGAAGAAACTGTGCGTCCGTCCGGTCCCGGCCGGTGAAGTATCGCTGAACAGTTAA
- a CDS encoding AAA family ATPase: MKVKRIEVKNLFGTFNHQIQLNTFEQITIIHGPNGFGKTILLNMLSYFFNTRFYDLLNIPFKEFFLEFDDGKSVLIKKVRAATLSQNIEDEKKQISEISLYLDFDYKESSNSDPQHFQYKSLTGNDIEFPINIIERRIPELTRVGSTTWIHDISGEKYSLDMIINQYGEQLRIPNLLISKLPPWLTSLISSKSVYLIKTQRLLSFSNSDLRIRERHYGYDQESSSPIPVIVKYSKEITQKIGEILANNSKLSQSLDRTFPIRVVKLQKDQYLSKKDAQDNLLHLEEKRKNLADADLLNKQEIDLKELSKFDKSDIKMLTVYVKDVNEKLGVFDTIYSKISILTTIINNHFQYKKFSISQEKGFVFTAPNGKEIPLEYLSSGEQHELVLFYELLFKVEPGSLILIDEPELSLHVCWQEQFLADLQKITQLIGLDAIIATHSPEIINDRWDLTVELKGP, translated from the coding sequence ATGAAAGTAAAACGAATTGAAGTAAAAAATTTATTTGGAACATTCAACCATCAGATACAATTAAACACCTTCGAACAGATTACGATAATACATGGTCCAAACGGATTCGGAAAGACAATTCTATTAAATATGTTATCCTATTTTTTCAATACTAGATTTTATGATTTGTTAAATATTCCTTTTAAAGAATTTTTTCTGGAATTCGATGATGGAAAATCAGTTTTAATTAAAAAAGTGAGAGCAGCAACATTGAGTCAAAATATTGAGGATGAAAAAAAACAAATTTCGGAAATTTCACTTTATCTGGATTTTGACTATAAGGAAAGTTCAAACTCAGATCCTCAGCATTTTCAATATAAATCCTTAACAGGAAATGATATCGAATTCCCAATTAACATAATTGAACGTCGAATACCTGAATTAACACGTGTTGGATCAACAACATGGATTCATGATATCTCTGGCGAAAAATACTCTTTAGATATGATCATAAATCAATACGGAGAGCAACTCCGAATTCCAAATTTACTTATTTCAAAATTACCTCCATGGCTAACATCATTGATTTCCAGTAAAAGTGTATATTTAATTAAAACTCAACGTCTGTTAAGTTTCTCTAATTCTGATCTTAGAATTAGAGAACGGCACTATGGTTATGATCAAGAATCCTCTAGTCCGATTCCTGTAATTGTAAAATATTCAAAGGAAATTACGCAAAAAATCGGAGAAATTTTAGCGAACAACAGCAAATTGTCTCAATCATTGGACAGGACGTTCCCTATTAGGGTTGTGAAATTACAAAAAGATCAATATCTTTCGAAAAAGGATGCTCAAGACAATTTATTACATCTTGAAGAAAAAAGAAAAAATCTGGCTGATGCAGATTTGTTGAATAAACAAGAAATTGATTTAAAAGAATTGTCAAAATTTGATAAATCAGATATCAAAATGCTGACTGTTTATGTAAAGGATGTTAATGAAAAACTCGGTGTATTTGACACAATTTACAGTAAAATTAGCATTCTAACTACAATTATCAATAATCATTTTCAATACAAAAAATTTTCAATAAGTCAAGAAAAAGGATTTGTGTTTACTGCACCTAATGGGAAGGAAATTCCATTAGAATATTTATCTTCTGGGGAGCAACATGAGCTTGTTCTTTTTTATGAATTATTGTTTAAGGTTGAACCTGGCTCATTAATTCTTATCGATGAACCTGAATTATCCTTGCATGTATGTTGGCAAGAACAGTTTTTAGCTGATTTACAAAAAATTACACAATTAATTGGGTTAGATGCAATAATTGCAACACATTCCCCCGAAATTATAAACGATCGATGGGATTTGACCGTTGAATTAAAAGGTCCATAA
- a CDS encoding response regulator, giving the protein MEDSMISALVVDPDPAMGSYISDICEKTGSFKVHTAESGEAALVWLFTNDVDVIVSGSRMPEMTGVELLRSLREQNLQIPFIFFTEEDSSALKNEAYINDAYGFITRRGTEKKPFLDLMRLMYWAAGYNDRMD; this is encoded by the coding sequence ATGGAGGATTCGATGATCTCCGCTCTTGTCGTGGATCCGGATCCTGCCATGGGCTCGTATATTTCCGATATCTGTGAGAAGACCGGCTCGTTCAAAGTCCATACCGCGGAATCCGGTGAAGCTGCCCTTGTCTGGCTCTTTACCAATGACGTGGACGTGATCGTATCCGGATCCCGGATGCCCGAGATGACCGGTGTCGAACTGTTGCGGTCCCTGCGGGAGCAGAACCTGCAGATCCCTTTCATCTTTTTTACCGAGGAGGACTCATCCGCTCTTAAAAACGAAGCGTACATCAACGATGCCTATGGATTCATCACCCGGCGGGGAACGGAGAAGAAACCGTTCCTGGACCTTATGAGACTGATGTACTGGGCTGCCGGTTACAACGACCGGATGGACTGA
- a CDS encoding type II toxin-antitoxin system PemK/MazF family toxin codes for MGGPVKGDIVVVLFPFSDLSSAKKRPALVLATPDGDDVILSQITSRLVSDRYAILISEGDFSSGSLRQDSNVRPTRIFTADKRIIQYTAGHLKDDTMTAIVNRVVEIIQQ; via the coding sequence ATGGGCGGACCTGTAAAAGGCGACATCGTTGTCGTCTTATTTCCTTTCTCGGACCTGAGCAGCGCAAAGAAACGCCCTGCCCTTGTCCTTGCAACACCGGATGGCGATGATGTTATTCTCTCTCAGATAACCAGCCGGCTGGTATCGGACCGGTATGCAATTCTCATCAGCGAGGGAGATTTCTCATCGGGTTCACTCCGGCAGGACAGCAATGTACGGCCAACCCGGATTTTTACTGCTGATAAAAGAATCATCCAATATACCGCCGGACATCTGAAGGATGATACGATGACCGCGATTGTCAACCGGGTCGTTGAGATCATACAACAATAA
- the uvrC gene encoding excinuclease ABC subunit UvrC has translation MFDTATLPANPGCYQFLDSAGTIIYVGKAKNLKKRVGSYFQKKDHDPKTKKLVESIASVSVMVTNTETEAFLLENNLIKKYQPKYNIDLKDAKRYAYIEITREPFPRIGIARRTSTEEGMYFGPFVSAAERDAILKVIKRIFLLRSCRKLPKRACLRHHMHTCSAPCAGAVSQEAYQENVNRAMALLKGKGSELLSTLRSEMAALSAHQEYEKALAIRNQIAAIEHLSERQHVEQVRETDQDVIAYTVGGSTVYLMVFSVEKGRLAGKQEYSFDLREDFFEEFLVQYYTDRTPPAELILPHEIDEALAAYFTERKGHSVTVTVPKIGEKKKLLALVEKNIEHAFLKNDLKTNDLQANLGLGSAPEVIECFDISHLSGTAMVGSMVQFRNGIPDKKNYRRFKIKTVEGIDDFASIAEVVRRRYRRLIEEDAELPDLVLIDGGKGQLSAAAAVLEELGADIPVIAIAKREEDIYLPGEMLPRKLDPKGPALHYLQEIRNEAHRFAIAYNRLLRKKKMVK, from the coding sequence ATGTTTGATACGGCCACCCTCCCGGCGAATCCCGGGTGTTACCAGTTCCTGGACAGTGCCGGCACGATCATTTACGTAGGGAAAGCCAAGAATCTCAAAAAACGGGTTGGCAGTTATTTCCAGAAAAAAGACCACGACCCCAAGACAAAAAAACTCGTGGAATCGATCGCATCCGTCAGCGTGATGGTGACCAACACCGAGACCGAGGCCTTCCTTCTCGAGAATAATCTCATCAAAAAATACCAGCCGAAATACAATATCGATCTCAAGGATGCCAAGCGCTATGCCTATATCGAGATAACCAGGGAGCCGTTCCCGCGGATCGGTATTGCACGAAGGACAAGCACGGAGGAGGGCATGTATTTCGGCCCGTTCGTCTCCGCAGCCGAACGCGATGCCATCCTGAAAGTGATAAAGCGGATCTTCCTGCTCCGCTCGTGCAGGAAACTGCCGAAACGCGCCTGCCTCCGGCACCATATGCACACGTGCAGCGCTCCCTGCGCCGGGGCCGTGAGCCAGGAGGCGTACCAGGAGAACGTGAACCGGGCCATGGCGCTTCTCAAGGGAAAGGGCAGCGAACTGCTTTCAACCCTCCGGTCGGAGATGGCCGCGCTCTCGGCGCACCAGGAATATGAAAAAGCTCTTGCCATCCGCAACCAGATAGCAGCAATAGAGCACCTGTCCGAGCGCCAGCATGTCGAGCAGGTGAGAGAGACCGACCAGGACGTGATAGCCTACACGGTCGGCGGGTCGACGGTGTACCTGATGGTCTTCTCGGTCGAGAAAGGCCGGCTTGCCGGAAAACAGGAGTACTCGTTCGATCTCCGGGAGGATTTCTTCGAGGAGTTCCTGGTCCAGTACTATACCGATCGCACGCCCCCGGCCGAACTGATCCTTCCCCATGAGATCGACGAGGCGCTTGCAGCATATTTCACGGAACGCAAAGGCCACAGCGTGACGGTCACGGTCCCGAAGATCGGCGAGAAGAAGAAACTCCTCGCCCTTGTCGAGAAGAACATCGAACACGCATTTCTGAAAAACGACCTGAAGACAAACGATCTCCAGGCAAATCTCGGCCTTGGCAGTGCGCCCGAAGTCATCGAATGTTTCGATATCTCCCACCTGTCCGGGACCGCCATGGTGGGCTCCATGGTGCAGTTCCGGAATGGTATTCCGGACAAGAAGAATTACCGCAGGTTCAAGATCAAGACAGTCGAAGGCATCGACGATTTTGCCTCTATCGCGGAAGTGGTGAGACGCCGGTACCGCCGGCTGATCGAAGAAGACGCGGAACTTCCCGACCTGGTCCTCATCGATGGCGGGAAAGGGCAGCTCTCCGCGGCTGCCGCTGTTCTGGAAGAACTCGGGGCGGATATTCCGGTGATTGCCATTGCAAAACGGGAGGAGGACATCTATCTCCCGGGCGAGATGCTCCCGCGCAAGCTGGACCCCAAGGGGCCTGCCCTGCACTATCTCCAGGAGATAAGAAACGAAGCTCACCGGTTTGCAATCGCCTACAACCGCCTGCTCCGGAAAAAGAAGATGGTCAAGTGA
- a CDS encoding ribonuclease III domain-containing protein yields MDQFKIQKLEKRLGYEFKNRNELYRALTHSTFSKEEKEKKGGARLCPHQGTYATLGDAILKAVFIWVLMEKGLKTKGDITIFKAGLEKNLKLAEVGKRLCLLEDNLILHRMGDGEQLEKGSKKLCADTVEALVGAIFVDTGHSLPETKICISKIFALELDGLERKYLK; encoded by the coding sequence ATGGACCAGTTTAAGATCCAAAAACTGGAAAAACGCTTAGGGTATGAATTCAAAAACCGGAATGAATTGTACCGAGCGCTTACTCATTCAACTTTTTCGAAAGAGGAGAAGGAGAAAAAAGGAGGAGCTCGATTATGCCCCCATCAGGGCACGTATGCCACATTAGGGGATGCAATTTTAAAAGCAGTTTTTATTTGGGTGCTTATGGAGAAGGGACTAAAAACCAAAGGCGATATAACAATTTTCAAAGCCGGCCTGGAAAAAAATCTAAAATTGGCCGAGGTGGGAAAACGACTCTGTCTTCTTGAGGACAATTTGATCCTTCATAGAATGGGTGATGGGGAACAATTAGAGAAAGGCTCAAAAAAATTGTGTGCTGATACCGTTGAAGCATTGGTTGGAGCTATTTTTGTCGACACAGGGCACTCATTGCCCGAAACAAAGATCTGTATTTCAAAGATATTTGCACTTGAATTAGATGGACTCGAAAGAAAATATCTGAAATAG
- a CDS encoding erythromycin esterase family protein, with protein sequence MNNFEYYLESSGPEYESLEDWVLNESIRFSPGSPGIFNITVKRLIGLLSPAVELLGFGEALHGGEEILLLRNRLFQQLVQKHGYSAIAIESSFPRAHAVNEYVNGRGPKSYDDIRETGFSHNFGLLDANRELIEWIRQYNADPSHTTKVRFYGFDSPTEMTMSDSPRQLLQFVLKYLSSADETDDTDRSDRINALLGEDAAWENPAAMTDPEQSIGRSPAANGLRIETEDLIMELATRCPELVAKTGSDNYREAVQYASVARQLLDYHALLAKKLAPGERIRNSLGWRDAMMADNLAYAVSCERGRGKVFAFAHNSHLQRGPARWQLGKHALTWWPAGAHLQELLGPGYAAIGSAVGACEGNGTGEPENGTPESLLTAVPGPARFIPTYRGRGLPASEIAALRIRPVSRKNPGYFALTPQSFSDFDWLAVLDSVRYARGSPDVA encoded by the coding sequence ATGAATAACTTTGAATATTACCTGGAAAGTTCCGGCCCGGAATACGAATCTCTCGAGGACTGGGTTCTCAACGAATCGATCCGGTTCTCTCCCGGTTCGCCCGGCATCTTCAACATAACCGTCAAAAGGCTCATCGGCCTCCTCAGCCCCGCAGTCGAACTGCTCGGTTTCGGCGAGGCACTCCATGGCGGCGAAGAGATCCTCCTGCTCAGGAACCGGCTCTTCCAGCAGCTTGTACAAAAGCACGGCTACAGCGCCATCGCCATAGAGAGCAGTTTTCCCCGGGCGCATGCGGTGAACGAGTATGTCAATGGTCGCGGCCCGAAATCGTACGATGATATACGGGAGACCGGGTTCAGCCATAATTTCGGCCTGCTCGATGCCAACCGGGAACTCATAGAATGGATCCGGCAGTACAATGCCGACCCTTCCCACACAACAAAAGTCCGGTTCTACGGCTTCGACAGCCCGACCGAGATGACCATGAGCGACAGCCCCCGGCAGCTCCTGCAGTTCGTTCTTAAGTATCTCTCTTCGGCTGACGAAACCGATGACACCGATCGTTCTGACCGGATCAACGCCCTCCTTGGAGAAGATGCTGCATGGGAGAACCCTGCTGCGATGACGGACCCGGAGCAATCGATCGGACGTTCGCCGGCTGCAAACGGACTGAGGATCGAGACCGAGGATCTCATCATGGAACTGGCCACCCGTTGCCCGGAACTGGTGGCAAAGACCGGCAGCGACAACTACCGTGAAGCGGTCCAGTATGCCTCGGTGGCCCGGCAGCTCCTGGACTACCATGCCCTGCTTGCAAAGAAGCTGGCGCCGGGGGAACGGATCAGGAACAGCCTTGGCTGGCGCGATGCGATGATGGCGGACAATCTCGCGTATGCGGTCTCGTGTGAACGGGGCCGGGGGAAGGTCTTTGCCTTTGCCCACAACAGCCACCTGCAGCGCGGACCGGCCCGGTGGCAGCTCGGCAAGCACGCACTCACCTGGTGGCCTGCGGGAGCGCATCTCCAGGAGCTCCTCGGCCCGGGGTATGCAGCCATCGGGTCTGCAGTCGGCGCCTGCGAAGGGAATGGTACCGGGGAGCCTGAAAACGGCACGCCGGAATCTCTGCTGACTGCCGTGCCGGGGCCGGCCCGGTTCATCCCGACATATCGTGGCAGGGGACTCCCGGCATCAGAGATTGCAGCTCTGCGAATCCGTCCGGTAAGTCGGAAGAACCCGGGATATTTTGCCCTGACTCCCCAGAGCTTCTCCGATTTTGACTGGCTCGCGGTCCTGGATTCCGTAAGATATGCCCGGGGCAGCCCGGACGTCGCGTAA
- a CDS encoding AI-2E family transporter, translating to MFPAELSRIERSLLVIALVFIIILAVKMTTFFVTIILTSIFFAMLAYPSLTWLKKKGVSDIIAVSMITVVACLVIVGFILLTVLSVNTLVSDIPQFQQELNMRLADITSLLQTFGVPSNALTLPQINIESILSIVISSVMGLGEAIIFLFFVGVTTFFLLLETPNLEARFRKLGGKSPETIKQVSRMAGYVTDFIVVRTETNLIHGILFGGFLSIMGVHAAILWGILVFLLGYIPYIGLIIASVPAIFFAWLQFGVWGAVAVIAAVCVLNLIVENPVYSYLAAQKFEVPALIVIISVIFWGWLLGLIGMFFAIPLTLMLFLAFQIFEDCRWINRVLGVSHLFEEEQENADGTNPGAG from the coding sequence ATGTTTCCCGCTGAACTTTCAAGGATTGAGCGGTCGCTTCTCGTTATCGCACTTGTTTTCATCATCATCCTCGCCGTGAAGATGACAACGTTTTTTGTCACGATCATCCTGACCTCCATCTTCTTTGCCATGCTCGCGTATCCCAGCCTGACCTGGCTCAAGAAGAAAGGGGTCTCCGATATCATTGCGGTCTCGATGATAACGGTGGTTGCGTGCCTGGTGATCGTCGGGTTCATCCTGCTGACGGTGCTGTCGGTCAACACCCTGGTCAGCGACATACCGCAATTCCAGCAGGAACTCAACATGCGGCTTGCCGATATCACGAGCCTGCTCCAGACATTCGGGGTCCCGAGCAACGCGCTCACCCTCCCGCAGATCAATATCGAAAGTATCCTCTCGATCGTGATATCATCCGTCATGGGTCTTGGAGAAGCCATCATCTTTCTCTTCTTTGTCGGCGTCACAACGTTCTTTTTGCTGCTCGAGACCCCGAACCTGGAAGCCCGGTTCAGGAAGCTCGGGGGAAAAAGCCCGGAAACGATCAAGCAGGTCTCCCGCATGGCGGGGTACGTGACCGACTTCATTGTTGTAAGAACCGAGACCAATCTCATTCACGGGATTCTCTTTGGCGGGTTCCTCAGCATCATGGGCGTCCACGCGGCCATCCTCTGGGGAATCCTCGTATTCCTGCTCGGGTACATCCCGTATATCGGGCTCATCATCGCATCGGTGCCCGCGATCTTTTTTGCCTGGCTCCAGTTCGGGGTGTGGGGAGCGGTTGCCGTGATTGCTGCTGTCTGCGTGCTGAATCTTATTGTCGAAAACCCGGTCTACTCCTACCTGGCAGCCCAGAAGTTCGAAGTCCCGGCCCTCATCGTCATAATCTCGGTCATCTTCTGGGGATGGCTGCTGGGCCTCATCGGGATGTTCTTTGCCATTCCCTTGACCCTGATGCTCTTCCTTGCGTTCCAGATCTTCGAAGACTGCCGCTGGATCAACCGGGTGCTGGGAGTCAGCCATCTCTTTGAGGAGGAGCAGGAAAACGCGGATGGTACAAATCCCGGTGCAGGCTGA
- the uvrA gene encoding excinuclease ABC subunit UvrA, which yields MKDIIIKGARQHNLKNVSVTIPRDKLVVITGVSGSGKSTLAFDTLYAEGQRRYVESLSSYARQFLGMMHKPDVDSIEGLSPAISIEQKTTSKNPRSTVGTVTEIYDYLRLLYARIGTPFCPEHNIPIAAQTPDKIADQIASEHPGQVTILAPIVRQKKGTYQQLLKDLNKEGYARVRVNGKIIRTDEEISLDRYKKQDIEIVIDRLDAADRTRLAEAVENCLKKSEGLVLVADEEEKESTYSSLMACPVCGMAFEELQPRMFSFNSPFGACEECHGLGVKMEFDPDLIIPDKERCIADGAIAPYRNPMDGFRGQYLATVAKNYGFSAMTPIKDLTEEQYNALMYGSSKRMKFSMSMKNGDAEWSHTGEWEGLLPQTARLYAQTQSDWRKRELEGYMRVSPCPACNGKRLKDKVLAVRIDGKSIIDVTDMSISEGIAFFKNIRLTKKEAEIANLITKEIKSRIDFLEKVGLGYLTLSRNAGTLSGGEAQRIRLATQIGSNLMGVLYVLDEPSIGLHQRDNRKLIETLRTLRDLGNTVLVVEHDEDMIRSAEHVIDMGPGAGMHGGAVVAEGSPKQIEKNRKSLTGQYLSGAKMIDVPKTRRSSKRYITVRGCTENNLKNITAKFPIGLLTVITGVSGSGKSTLVYETLYKGMMQIINKSKEQAGKHEKIIFDAEIDKVIVIDQSPIGKTPRSNPATYTKVFDEIRTVFAETKEAKMRGFAPGRFSFNIKGGRCEACEGDGLIKIEMNFLPDVYIECEECKGKRYNRETLEVLYKGKSIADVLDMSVEEAMKHFENIPSIRTKLETLSRVGLDYIKLGQSSTTLSGGEAQRIKLTRELAKRATGRTLYLLDEPTTGLHFDDTKKLIKVLDDLVAKGNTVIVIEHNLDVVKSADYLIDIGPEGGDAGGEIVATGTPEQVADVAGSYTGQFLRPILNAK from the coding sequence ATGAAAGACATCATCATCAAAGGTGCACGCCAGCACAATCTCAAAAATGTCAGCGTCACGATCCCCCGGGATAAGTTAGTCGTCATAACGGGAGTCTCCGGCTCCGGGAAATCAACGCTCGCATTCGATACCCTCTATGCGGAGGGCCAGCGCCGGTACGTCGAGTCCCTCTCCTCGTACGCCCGGCAGTTCCTCGGCATGATGCACAAGCCCGACGTGGACTCCATCGAGGGGCTCTCGCCTGCCATCTCCATCGAGCAGAAGACCACCTCGAAAAATCCCCGGTCCACGGTCGGGACCGTCACCGAGATCTACGATTACCTCCGGCTCCTCTATGCCCGGATCGGGACGCCGTTCTGCCCCGAGCACAATATCCCCATCGCGGCCCAGACCCCGGATAAGATCGCAGACCAGATCGCGTCAGAGCACCCGGGCCAGGTCACCATCCTCGCCCCCATTGTCCGGCAGAAGAAAGGCACGTACCAGCAACTCTTAAAAGATCTCAACAAGGAAGGCTACGCACGGGTCCGGGTCAATGGCAAGATCATCCGGACCGACGAGGAGATCAGCCTCGACCGGTACAAGAAGCAGGACATCGAGATCGTGATCGACCGGCTCGATGCCGCTGACCGGACCCGGCTTGCCGAGGCGGTGGAGAACTGCTTAAAGAAGTCCGAGGGGCTCGTGCTCGTTGCCGATGAGGAGGAAAAGGAGTCCACCTACTCGTCCCTCATGGCCTGCCCGGTCTGCGGGATGGCATTCGAGGAACTCCAGCCCCGGATGTTCTCGTTCAACAGCCCGTTCGGGGCCTGCGAGGAGTGCCACGGCCTCGGGGTCAAGATGGAGTTCGACCCCGACTTAATCATCCCGGACAAGGAGCGGTGTATTGCTGACGGCGCGATTGCCCCGTACCGCAACCCGATGGACGGCTTTAGGGGCCAGTACCTCGCAACCGTTGCGAAGAACTACGGCTTCTCGGCCATGACGCCGATAAAAGATCTCACCGAAGAGCAGTACAATGCCCTGATGTACGGCTCATCGAAGCGGATGAAGTTCTCGATGAGCATGAAGAACGGCGATGCCGAATGGTCGCACACCGGGGAATGGGAAGGACTCCTCCCCCAGACTGCCCGGCTCTATGCCCAGACCCAGTCCGACTGGCGCAAGCGCGAGCTCGAAGGCTACATGCGGGTCTCCCCCTGCCCGGCCTGCAATGGCAAACGGCTCAAGGACAAGGTGCTCGCGGTCCGGATCGACGGGAAATCCATCATCGATGTCACCGACATGTCGATTTCGGAAGGCATCGCGTTCTTCAAAAACATCCGGCTGACCAAAAAGGAAGCGGAGATTGCCAACCTGATCACAAAAGAGATCAAGAGCCGGATCGATTTTCTGGAGAAAGTCGGCCTCGGGTACCTCACGCTCTCAAGGAATGCCGGGACCCTCTCGGGCGGGGAAGCCCAGCGGATCCGGCTCGCAACCCAGATCGGATCCAACCTGATGGGCGTGCTGTACGTCCTCGACGAACCCTCCATCGGGCTCCACCAGCGCGACAACCGGAAACTGATCGAGACCCTCCGGACGCTCCGCGATCTCGGGAACACGGTGCTCGTGGTGGAGCATGACGAGGACATGATCCGGTCCGCAGAGCACGTGATCGACATGGGTCCCGGTGCCGGGATGCACGGAGGCGCCGTTGTAGCGGAAGGCAGCCCGAAGCAGATCGAGAAGAACAGGAAGTCCTTGACCGGCCAGTACCTCTCCGGGGCAAAGATGATCGATGTGCCGAAGACCCGCCGCTCATCCAAACGGTACATCACGGTCAGGGGATGCACGGAGAACAATCTCAAGAATATCACCGCGAAGTTCCCGATAGGGCTCCTCACGGTCATCACCGGGGTCTCGGGCAGCGGGAAGTCGACCCTCGTGTACGAGACCCTGTACAAGGGCATGATGCAGATCATCAACAAGTCAAAAGAGCAGGCCGGCAAGCACGAGAAGATCATCTTCGACGCCGAGATCGACAAGGTGATCGTGATCGACCAGTCCCCGATAGGAAAGACCCCCCGGTCCAATCCCGCGACCTACACGAAAGTCTTCGACGAGATCCGCACAGTCTTTGCCGAAACCAAGGAAGCAAAGATGCGGGGCTTTGCGCCGGGCCGGTTCTCTTTCAACATCAAGGGCGGCCGGTGCGAGGCGTGCGAGGGCGACGGCCTCATCAAGATCGAGATGAACTTCCTCCCCGATGTGTACATCGAGTGCGAGGAGTGCAAGGGCAAACGGTACAACCGGGAGACGCTCGAAGTCCTGTACAAGGGCAAGTCGATCGCGGACGTCCTCGATATGAGTGTCGAAGAGGCGATGAAACACTTCGAGAACATCCCGTCCATCCGGACGAAACTCGAGACCCTGTCACGGGTCGGCCTCGACTACATCAAGCTCGGCCAGAGTTCGACCACGCTCTCGGGCGGGGAAGCCCAGCGGATCAAGCTGACCCGCGAGCTTGCCAAGCGTGCAACCGGCAGGACGCTCTACCTGCTCGACGAGCCGACCACCGGGCTCCACTTCGATGACACCAAGAAACTGATCAAAGTGCTCGACGATCTCGTGGCAAAGGGCAACACCGTGATCGTCATCGAGCACAACCTCGATGTCGTCAAGTCGGCCGACTATCTCATCGATATCGGCCCCGAGGGCGGGGATGCCGGCGGCGAGATCGTTGCAACCGGAACTCCTGAACAGGTGGCTGATGTTGCCGGAAGTTATACCGGGCAGTTCCTCAGGCCCATCCTGAACGCGAAGTAA
- a CDS encoding DUF4435 domain-containing protein gives MNRDSRPAPVIATSIRLHRQRDPRAVLIVEGSTDSRVFGDFINPITCRFVFSSSREKAVQILDELEKDRFEGVLAIIDKDSDNLSELKWEKANLIYTDSHDLETMILSSDAFKKFLNEFGLPDKTKEENIEEFVERVRERLINASIGIGYLRWYSTPECRNLQLSFKSIDFEKIANKKEFTIQFDDAIIELRKKSSECKVKDFSKIKKEIETHIIKKTFDPWAVCSGHDMVAILTIFLKNGLGNKRCDDASSDCIDGALRLSFIYSHFQKTNVFHLMKKYESDNKPYCLLKE, from the coding sequence ATGAATCGAGATAGTAGGCCGGCTCCAGTTATTGCAACAAGTATCCGCTTACATCGTCAGAGAGATCCCAGAGCAGTATTGATTGTCGAAGGTAGTACCGACTCAAGAGTTTTTGGAGATTTTATAAATCCAATTACTTGTCGGTTTGTTTTTTCCTCTAGTCGGGAGAAGGCAGTGCAAATCTTAGATGAGTTAGAAAAGGATCGTTTTGAAGGAGTACTCGCAATAATTGATAAAGACTCGGACAATCTTTCCGAATTAAAATGGGAAAAAGCCAACCTGATTTACACTGATTCGCATGACCTTGAGACAATGATTCTATCTTCAGATGCTTTTAAGAAATTCTTAAATGAGTTCGGATTGCCTGATAAAACGAAGGAAGAGAATATTGAAGAATTTGTTGAAAGAGTTAGAGAACGGTTAATCAACGCTTCAATCGGTATTGGGTATTTGCGTTGGTATTCTACACCAGAATGTCGAAATTTACAATTAAGCTTTAAATCCATTGATTTTGAGAAAATCGCTAACAAAAAAGAATTTACAATTCAATTTGATGATGCAATAATTGAATTAAGAAAAAAATCATCAGAGTGCAAGGTAAAGGATTTCTCAAAAATTAAAAAGGAAATTGAAACTCATATTATTAAAAAAACCTTTGATCCTTGGGCCGTTTGTTCTGGTCATGACATGGTGGCAATTTTAACAATATTCTTAAAAAATGGATTGGGCAATAAACGATGTGACGATGCCAGCAGTGATTGCATCGATGGAGCGCTTCGGTTATCTTTCATTTATTCACATTTTCAGAAGACCAATGTTTTTCATTTGATGAAAAAATATGAGAGTGACAATAAACCATATTGTCTGCTAAAAGAATAG